A DNA window from Hymenobacter aquaticus contains the following coding sequences:
- a CDS encoding RecB family exonuclease: MITALQPLTSVSPSQFVRLQRCAYQVLLERSPEGKMLLAVSGSGSGPGGAGPLGTIIHKVLEAANTSGISTVAEFEAEWNRQVECQEAELLKKQQQHLVPLAYRAHQYAVRKLLLCWMLTGRSKPVSSVPLGVEQRLADSHGVVRGVADLIRRNAAGNLEVVDYKTGRITEPDADSQEPDARRIKPEYITQLQLYAAVLHESSGEWPISMLLADLAGNEYTVPGSLQECSSLLAAAREMFKEVNNQIAAGHSEKLARPAKEICHGCQVKQLCEPYAVLVDTASNG; encoded by the coding sequence ATGATTACAGCGCTGCAGCCTCTCACCAGTGTATCTCCCAGCCAGTTTGTGCGGCTGCAGCGCTGCGCTTATCAGGTGCTGCTGGAAAGGTCTCCCGAGGGAAAAATGTTACTGGCAGTGTCGGGTTCAGGTTCAGGACCTGGCGGTGCTGGGCCATTGGGCACCATTATTCATAAAGTGTTGGAGGCCGCTAACACAAGCGGGATAAGCACGGTAGCTGAGTTTGAAGCTGAGTGGAACAGGCAAGTGGAATGTCAGGAGGCTGAGCTGCTTAAAAAGCAGCAGCAACATCTGGTTCCACTTGCTTACCGCGCTCATCAGTATGCTGTCAGAAAGTTGCTGCTGTGCTGGATGCTCACAGGCAGGTCGAAACCCGTTTCCTCTGTTCCACTTGGGGTTGAACAACGGCTGGCTGACAGTCATGGCGTTGTCCGCGGTGTAGCTGACCTCATCAGGCGAAACGCCGCTGGCAATCTGGAGGTAGTGGACTATAAAACCGGGCGCATAACCGAACCGGACGCGGATTCTCAGGAGCCGGATGCCCGCAGAATCAAGCCTGAGTACATCACACAGTTGCAATTGTATGCTGCCGTATTGCATGAAAGCTCTGGCGAATGGCCAATTTCAATGCTGTTGGCAGATTTGGCGGGTAATGAATACACAGTGCCTGGCAGTTTGCAGGAGTGTTCCTCCTTACTAGCTGCTGCACGTGAGATGTTCAAGGAAGTCAACAATCAGATTGCCGCTGGCCATAGCGAGAAGCTCGCGCGGCCTGCAAAGGAAATTTGCCATGGCTGCCAGGTGAAGCAACTGTGTGAGCCTTACGCAGTATTGGTTGATACTGCTTCCAACGGTTAG